AGGTGCTGACTTCAGCATTTGGGGAAGTTGCTGAGCTTTTCTGGGTCCCTCTCATAGACAGGAGGTATACAGGTTGGTAAACTgttatttttctcctgttaaacTGTCTTTTTATTATGACAGAGGGGAGTCCCAGCCAAAAACCTGGGAGGGTGGAAGGAAACCTCCAGCCCCTTCCAGCCTCTGGGAaaggagcctccctcccactgacTCTGGTGTAACCTGACACTCAGTGGTCCACCCCACCTCCTAAGCCCAGCCCATTTCCACTTACGAAACGAAACCGGCCCAGGAAAAGGAAACTTAGGAGAAATCGAAACTCCTGGGTAAAGGAGGGCCCCCCCAAGTGTGTGGTGGCATCTGGACCGCAGTTGCTCATCTGGACTGCAGTTGCTCCGTCCCCACCATGAACCGCACATCCCAGCTCTTACTCACTGGGGCCCACGGGGCGGTGCCCCCAGCCTATGAGGTGCTCAAGGAGGAGCACGAGGTGGCCGTGCTGGGGGCGCCCCAGAGCCAGGCGCCCCTGACGACCACGGTGATCAACATCCGCAGCGACACCGCCGTGCCCGACCACATCGTGTGGTCCCTGTTCAACACCATCTTCATGAACTGGTGCTGCCTGGGCTTCGTGGCATTCGCCTACTCTGTGAAGGTGGGTGGGCACCCGGGGCGTCTCCACGGAAGTGTCTGGGAGCCTGGAGAGGCCCTGCCCAGACGGCACGTGGGGTTGGGAGCCCCCGTGTGTGTTGTTCTGctgcatgttgtgtgtgtgtgtgtgtgtgtacacgtgcagGTCATGATGAGGCTGCAGGGGGTGCATGGGGATGACCAGGGTCAGCCTTTTGTCCCCTGGTGGGTGAGGGGCCAGTGAGGCGGCCAGAGAAAGGATGGGAGAGCCCTGGGCCTCCTGGAGAGGCTGACTGTCTGCGGGAAAGCAGATGGAGACCCCAGGAGGGGAGGAGCGCTCACCGGCCACTGTCGCGCTCAGACTCCAGGGGACAGGCGGGCGTGGGTCCCCGCTGGGAAGAACGGGGCAGTGGGGACCAGCGGGGGAGGGCCTGAGCCACAGGCCCGGCGGTCACCTGGACCCGCACCACCTCTCCTCCTGCAGTCTAGGGACCGGAAGATGGTCGGCGACATCACTGGGGCCCAGAGCTACGCCTCCACCGCCAAATGCCTGAACATCTGCTCCCTGGTCCTGGGCATCCTTCTGACTGTCGTCCTCATCGTCCTCGTGTCCACCGGCTCCCTGATGATCGTTCAGGCAGTCTCGGAGCTCATGCAGAACTACGGAGGCCACTAGGCCTGCCCACAGCCCGAGGCAGTCGCCCCTTTCCCCGCAGCCTATCCAGGCACCTGCCCCCGTGAAATAAAAGGAGGGTTTGTGTGTGAGGGCGCTGTGGTTTGACCTGGGGAGGGGGCCCTCGAGAGTCCAGCCTGGACGTGAGCCCGagcccacctcctcccaccccgCACTGTCCCACACGCTGACGCTGGTCAGTGCGGGCTCTCCTGGCGCCCAGCTCCCTCACACCCTGCGGCACGTCCCTCTCGTCACTGTCCTTCACACGGCCCCGCAGGCCCCCTCTGCCGGAAAGGCAACAGCACAGCGTCCACCAGGGCAGAGAGAGCCCCGTGCTGCTCAGCTAGAGGAgaggcccctgccctgccccgccCTCGACATCAGCCGCATCCCTGCTTCTGCCGTGGCCTCCAGACACGGGGGCACTCGAGGGGCAGGGCAGACCCGCCCACTGCCAGCTGGGCTGGGGCGTGTGGAGGGGCAGCGGAGCCACCCCCTCGTCCCCTGACTCCTCATGGGggtgccccctcccccccaatcTGTCCCTACGCCAGCCCCCTGACTTGGAGAGGCTGCGGGGAGGCTGGGATCCCAGGGTGGGCCAGGAGGGAGCCCCTCTCCCTGTGGGTCTGACACCCGTGAGCGGGGAGGGGCAGCACCAAGGAAGGGAGTCCTGGAGGAGGGACGGCTGGCAGGCACATCCCTCGGGGTCGAGAAGGACTGCCTCCAGGGTGGGAAGAGCCAGTAGCCCGCAAAGCCCTGGAGTCGGCAGGGGCGCTGTCCAGCGCGCAGATCCCactgggtgggctggggaggcagaATCTTCCCGCACCAGCAGCGACAGGAAGGGAGCCAGGGGCGAGGCCAGGGGCACACCAGCccgcctgcccacccccacccgggACTCAtctgccctgctctgccctcccCCAGCTGGGACCACACCCGGTGTCTTGAGGAGCCGTGCCTTCTGAATCCCTCGAGGCCCAGTCCAGGCAAAGCAGAGGCAGAGCCTTCTCCCCACGGGCTCCTGCCCCGCTGCCGACCCCCACGTCACCCTGGCCCAGGGCTCCCGCCTCCCGCTCTGTCCTCCGCTCCCCCAACTCAGCCCAGCCCAGGTCACCCACAGCTGACAGGGGACACGGGACCGTCCGCTGGGAACCAGGCCGGGCCGTGGCTCCGAGGACCACAGCTGCTCACGGCCCGGCCGTCAGCACCCGGGGCCGTCGAGGGAAGGGCCCTCGGTTTCCTCTGCCTGATGCCTCGGGCCTCCTGTGATTTTCAGAAGGTCCGGGACCCGGGCCTTTGCGGCCTGCACGGGGGCTCCCACCT
The genomic region above belongs to Bos taurus isolate L1 Dominette 01449 registration number 42190680 breed Hereford chromosome 29, ARS-UCD2.0, whole genome shotgun sequence and contains:
- the LOC282255 gene encoding interferon-induced transmembrane protein 3 (1-8U) (The RefSeq protein has 1 substitution compared to this genomic sequence) codes for the protein MNRTSQLLLTGAHGAVPPAYEVLKEEHEVAVLGAPQSQAPLTTTVINIRSDTAVPDHIVWSLFNTIFMNWCCLGFVAFAYSVKSRDRKMVGDITGAQSYASTAKCLNICSLVLGILLTVVLIVLVSNGSLMIVQAVSELMQNYGGH